In a single window of the Neoarius graeffei isolate fNeoGra1 chromosome 28, fNeoGra1.pri, whole genome shotgun sequence genome:
- the emc6 gene encoding ER membrane protein complex subunit 6 has translation MAAVTAKREGPQFISDVAVRGNTAVLEYCRTSVSALSGATAGILGLTGLYGFIFYFLASFLLSVLLILKAGRRWNKCFKSRRLLFTGGLVGGLFTYVLFWTFLYGMVHVY, from the coding sequence ATGGCAGCGGTCACAGCTAAACGTGAAGGTCCACAATTCATCAGCGATGTGGCGGTGCGAGGGAACACGGCGGTGCTGGAGTACTGCCGAACTTCCGTTTCCGCTCTCTCCGGAGCGACAGCGGGCATCCTGGGCCTCACCGGATTGTATGGCTTCATCTTCTACTTCCTCGCGTCCTTCTTACTGTCCGTGCTGCTCATCCTTAAAGCCGGCCGACGGTGGAACAAGTGCTTTAAATCCAGACGCCTGCTCTTTACCGGAGGTCTCGTGGGTGGATTGTTCACCTACGTGCTCTTTTGGACTTTCCTGTACGGAATGGTGCATGTGTACTGA